A stretch of the Channa argus isolate prfri chromosome 9, Channa argus male v1.0, whole genome shotgun sequence genome encodes the following:
- the LOC137133451 gene encoding C-type lectin domain family 4 member F-like, which translates to MTKLLQDSEKEVSFLTAERDQLNSTLSSLTAERDQLNSRVSLLTAEKDQLNAKLSSLTTKKDRLNSSLSSLTSERHRLNSSLSSLSTDKDQLNSRVSSLTAERDQLNSTLSSLTAERDQLNFRVSLLTAEKDQLNAKLSSLTTKKDRLNSSLSSLTAERDQLNSKVPSLTAERDRLNSSLSFLNAERDSLNFRVSLLTAEKDQLNAKLSSLTTKKDRLNSSLSSLTSERHRLNSSLSSLSTDKDQLNSRVSSLTAERDQLNSTLSSLTAERDQLNFRVSLLTAEKDQLNAKLSSLTTKKDRLNSSLSSLTAERDQLTSRVSSLTAERDQLNSSLSFLNAERDQLNSKVPSLTAERDQLNSSLSSLTAERDQLTSRVSSLTAERDQLNSSLSFLNAERDQLTSRVSSLTAERDQLNSSLSFLNAERDQLTSRVSSLTAERDQLNSSLSFLNAERDQLTSSLSFLNAERDQLNSRVSSLTKEKDQLNSRVSSLNAETDQLNSRVSSLTAERDQLNTRVSSLTAERDRLNSRVSSLTKDKDQANSRVSSLTKEKDRLNSRVSSLTAERDQLNTKVSSLTAERDRLNSRVSSLTKEKDLLDSRVSSLTKEKDQLNSRVSSLTKDKDQLNSRVSSLTKDKDQLNSRVSSLTKDKDQLNSRVSSLTKDKDQLNSIVSSLTAKLSEMTKDRDRLDSLSKKTCPAGWTQFSWSCYILSSRSDSWTNGSSNCQNKGADLVIINSAEEQEFVSGFTNQSAWIGLSDRAEEGTWKWVDGSPLTFKQWEPNQPDNGGGDIKWGEEDCAHIRGGRDLEINWNDQSCDASHHWICEKKLQQQ; encoded by the exons ATGACCAAGCTTCTCCAGGACAGTGAGAAAGAAGTGTCCttcctgactgcagagagagaccagctgaattccactctgtcttccctgactgcagagagagaccagctgaattccagagtgtctttgctgactgcagagaaggaccagctgaatgcCAAACTGTCTTCCCTAACTACAAAGAAGGATCGTCTGAATTCCAGTCTGTCTTCCCTGACTTCAGAGAGACACCGGCTGAATTCCAGTCTGTCTTCCCTGTCTACAGATAAGGACCAGTTaaattccagagtgtcttccctgactgcagagagagaccagctgaattccactctgtcttccctgactgcagagagagaccagctgaatttCAGAGTGTCTTtgctgactgcagagaaggaccagctgaatgcCAAACTGTCTTCCCTAACTACAAAGAAGGATCGTCTGAATTCCAgtctgtcttccctgactgcagagagagaccagctgaattccaaagtgccttccctgactgcagagagagaccggCTGAATTCCAGTCTGTCTTTCCTGAATGCAGAGAGAGACTCGCTGAATTTCAGAGTGTCTTtgctgactgcagagaaggaccagctgaatgcCAAACTGTCTTCCCTAACTACAAAGAAGGATCGTCTGAATTCCAGTCTGTCTTCCCTGACTTCAGAGAGACACCGGCTGAATTCCAGTCTGTCTTCCCTGTCTACAGATAAGGACCAGTTaaattccagagtgtcttccctgactgcagagagagaccagctgaattccactctgtcttccctgactgcagagagagaccagctgaatttCAGAGTGTCTTtgctgactgcagagaaggaccagctgaatgcCAAACTGTCTTCCCTAACTACAAAGAAGGATCGTCTGAATTCCAgtctgtcttccctgactgcagagagagaccagctgacttccagagtgtcttccctgactgcagagagagaccagctgaattccagtctgtctttcctgaatgcagagagagaccagctgaattccaaagtgccttccctgactgcagagagagaccagctgaattccagtctgtcttccctgacagcagagagagaccagctgacttccagagtgtcttccctaactgcagagagagaccagctgaattccagtctgtctttcctgaatgcagagagagaccagctgacttccagagtgtcttccctaactgcagagagagaccagctgaattccagtctgtctttcctgaatgcagagagagaccagctgacttccagagtgtcttccctaactgcagagagagaccagctgaattccagtctgtctttcctgaatgcagagagagaccagctgact tccagtctgtctttcctgaatgcagagagagaccagctgaattccagagtgtcttccctgacaaaagagaaagaccAGCTGAATTCTAGAGTGTCTTCCCTAAATGCAGAGacagaccagctgaattccagagtgtcctccctgactgcagagagagatcAGCTTAATAccagagtgtcttccctgactgcagagagagaccggCTGAATTCCcgagtgtcttccctgactaaagacaaagaccaggcaaattccagagtgtcctccCTGACTAAAGAAAAAGACCggctgaattccagagtgtcctccctgactgcagagagagatcAGCTTAATACCaaagtgtcttccctgactgcagagagagaccgcctgaattccagagtgtcttccctgactaaAGAGAAAGACCTGCTGGATTCCAGAGTGTCCTCCCTGACTAAAGAGaaagaccagctgaattccagagtgtcctccctgactaaagacaaagaccagctgaattccagagtgtcctccctgactaaagacaaagaccagctgaattccagagtgtcctccctgactaaagacaaagaccagctaaattccagagtgtcttccttgactaaagacaaagaccagctgaattccattgtgtcttccctgactgccaAACTCAGTGAAATGactaaagacagagacaggcttGACAGTTTGTCCA AGAAAActtgtcctgcaggatggaCACAGTTCAGCTGGTCCTGCTATATTCTCTCGAGTAGGTCGGACTCTTGGACAAATGGAAGCAGCAACTGCCAAAATAAAGGAGCAGATCTGGTGATAATAAACAGTGCAGAAGAACAG GAATTTGTCTCTGGATTCACCAATCAGTCAGCATGGATCGGTTTAAGTGACAGAGCTGAAGAGGGAACCTGGAAATGGGTCGATGGATCTCCACTGACTTTTAA ACAGTGGGAGCCAAATCAGCCTGACAACGGTGGTGGAGACATAAAGTGGGGTGAGGAAGACTGTGCACACATCCGAGGTGGCAGGGATTTGGAAATTAATTGGAACGATCAGTCATGTGATGCTTCTCAtcactggatctgtgagaaaaagctTCAGCAGCAGTAA